In Pirellulales bacterium, the genomic stretch GGTTCGCCGCTACAGGAAAGCACACCATTATGCAAATTCATCGACTGGCCGTTGCCTGCGGAATGCTCTGCGCATTTCTTTCGTCGCCGGTTCAAGCATGGAGCGAAGCGGGGCATAGAATCATTGCCTCGATGGCGTTCCGCCAGCTAACGCCCGCGGCGCAGAGATCATTGGCCGCGATCCTCTCGCAACATCCGCGATTTGCAGAAGATTTTGCCCGCTACATGCCGTCCGACGTCGCGTCCAGCGACGAGTCGACGCGTAATGAATGGCTTTTCCAGCAAGCGGCTATTTGGCCTGACATGGCGCGCGGCCTGCCCGAAGATTCAAAACGTATCTACAACCATCCGACGTGGCATTACATCGACATTCCCAGCTTTTTGACCGAGGAAGATCGGGCCGCCTTGCAGAGCAAAATTACCATCAATATGGCGCTCGACGCGCCCGAGGTGGCGCAACAAGACATGAACGCGGTGCAAACAATCCGCCTGGCGCGGCGGTCGCTCACCGCCGGCACGGAAAACCAAGGTGAGACAGCCGTGTGGTTGTGCTGGTTGCTGCACGACCTGGGCGACCTGCACCAGCCGCTGCACTCCACCGCCATCTTTTCGGCCAAGCTGTATCCCGAGGGAGATAAGGGCGGTAACTCGGTGTCGACGCAGCAGGGTTTCAACTTACACGCGCTGTGGGATGAGTTCCTGGGAGATTGGGCCACATTTGCCATGGCGCGCGATCGCGCTGTGGAACTGGCGGGTCGAGATGACTTGGCCAAACTCGGTCGGGATGCTGCTGCGCAACTCGACGAGAAGATCTGGCTCGATGAGAGCTGGCACTTGGCACAAACCGTGGTCTATTGCCCCGAAGTGCTAGGTTATTTGCGCATCCAGGCCACCCGCAGCGACGGGCAGCCGCCGTCTCCATTGCGGCTCAGCGAGGAGTATCTGAATGGCGGAGTCCGCGTGGCCACGAACCGAGTCACGCAGGCCGGCTTCCGGCTCGGCGCCGTCCTCCAAGACATCGCCCAACGGCACAGGTGAATAGCAGCCTTGCCGACGACAACGACAAAATGGATTCCAGGCCACGATCGCCGTCGCGACCAACAACTGGCCGAGGCGGAAAACAGGCGATTCCTAGCTAGGGCCCCTGGTCGGTTTTTTCGAGCATGGGCTGTAGCTCTTCGACGAAGTCGCGGACGTCCGCAAAATCGCGATAAACGCTGGCGAATCGGACATAGGCCACCTGGTCTAGCTGGCGCAAGTGCTGCATGGCCAGTTCTCCCAGATAGCGACTCTCAACCTCGCTGTCGAAATTGGCATAAACTTCGATCTCGATCGCCGACACGACGCTTTCGATCTTCTCGTCGCTGATGGGGCGCTTCCAGCAGGCTTTTTGCAAGCCGCGCTTGATCTTGTCGCGTTCGAAGGGAAATCGTACGCCATCCTTTTTTACGACCTTGATCGTCTGCTCCTCGATGCGCTCGTAGGTAGTATAGCGACGCCGGCAATGCACACACTCGCGGCGTCGGCGGATCGCAAAGCCGTCCTCACTAGCTCGGGAGTCCGTCACGCGGTCGTTGTCCACGCGGCAATAGGGGCACTTCATCGCGGTTCTGCCTGTCTCGGCCCGGGTTGGTACGCCCAGAGTCTACTATACGGTCGCCAAATCCAGTAGGACATGTGCCAGCACGTGCGAAACGTTGCGACTATTGGGCGGCAAAGCGCACTCGCTTTAAACGACGGCCCGTTCCGGGCCGAAAGTCGCTGTGGGATAGGCCAACGGCCTAGACGTCTTCGTGGCCATGAGCGAAGCCATTCTCATTGCCCGCATGACGCGGAGTAGCATCGAGCCGTGGGGGCGCATCGTGGCGCGGAGGGTTCAAGGTCGCATCACGTCGGATGTGGCTTTGATCGTCGTCGCGATCCTCGCCCTCGTCATCACTGATTTCGTGACCGTGAAGACTGTCGTGACTTCCATCGCTAGGATGGGGAACGGATCCGGGTAGCGGGCCGTTTGGCGGCGGACCAGCATCGTCTCCGTGCTCGTGCGGCGCCAGCGTCCAGTCACGACGCTGCCGCGAACTGGGGATCTTCATCGCCTTGCGATACTTGGTCACTGTTCGGCGCGCCACTGACAGGCCGTGCTTTTCCAGCTCCTTGACCAATTCATCGTCGCTAAAAGGATGCTGCTTGCTCTCGCCATCGACAATCTCTTGCAGTTTGAGCCGCACAGCGTCCCAAGCAACTTCCTCGCCTGCGGCGCTGACGGTGCCGCCGCCGAAGAATCGCTTCAGCGGGAAAAT encodes the following:
- a CDS encoding S1/P1 nuclease, with protein sequence MQIHRLAVACGMLCAFLSSPVQAWSEAGHRIIASMAFRQLTPAAQRSLAAILSQHPRFAEDFARYMPSDVASSDESTRNEWLFQQAAIWPDMARGLPEDSKRIYNHPTWHYIDIPSFLTEEDRAALQSKITINMALDAPEVAQQDMNAVQTIRLARRSLTAGTENQGETAVWLCWLLHDLGDLHQPLHSTAIFSAKLYPEGDKGGNSVSTQQGFNLHALWDEFLGDWATFAMARDRAVELAGRDDLAKLGRDAAAQLDEKIWLDESWHLAQTVVYCPEVLGYLRIQATRSDGQPPSPLRLSEEYLNGGVRVATNRVTQAGFRLGAVLQDIAQRHR
- the nrdR gene encoding transcriptional regulator NrdR, with the translated sequence MKCPYCRVDNDRVTDSRASEDGFAIRRRRECVHCRRRYTTYERIEEQTIKVVKKDGVRFPFERDKIKRGLQKACWKRPISDEKIESVVSAIEIEVYANFDSEVESRYLGELAMQHLRQLDQVAYVRFASVYRDFADVRDFVEELQPMLEKTDQGP